A window of the Mus pahari chromosome 1, PAHARI_EIJ_v1.1, whole genome shotgun sequence genome harbors these coding sequences:
- the LOC110337987 gene encoding 60S ribosomal protein L7a-like, with translation MPKGKKAKGKKVAPAVVKKQEAKNVVNPLFEKRPKNFSIGQDIQPNRDLTCFFKWPRYIWLQRQRAILYKRLKVPPAINQFIQALDRQTATQLLKLACKYRPETKQEKKQRLLAGAEKKAAGKGDVPTKRPPVLRAGVNTVTTLVENKKAQLVVIAHDVDPIELVVFLSALCRKMGVPYCIIKGKARLGCLVHRKTCTTVAFTQVNSEDKGALAKLAEAIRTNYNDKIHFHWGGNVLDPKSVALHCQAGKGKG, from the coding sequence ATGCCCAAAGGgaagaaggccaaggggaagaaggtggccccAGCCGTTGTCAAGAAACAGGAGGCCAAGAATGTGGTCAACCCTCTGTTTGAAAAGAGGCCCAAGAACTTCAGCATTGGACAGGACATCCAGCCCAACAGAGATCTAACGTGCTTCTTCAAATGGCCCCGCTACATCTGGCTGCAGCGGCAAAGAGCCATCCTATATAAGCGGctcaaagtacctcctgccattaaccagttcatccaggccctggacaggcaaacagctactcagctgcttaagcttgcctGCAAGTACAGAcctgagacaaagcaagagaagaagcaaaggctactggccggtgctgagaagaaagctgctggcaaaggggacgtcccaactaagagaccacctgtcctccgagcaggagtcaatacagtcaccaccttggtggagaacaagaaggctcagctggtggtgattgcccatgatgtagaccccattgagctggtggttttcctgtcTGCCTTGTGTCGAAAGATGGGggtgccctactgcatcatcaagggaaaaGCCAGGCTGGGGtgcctggtccacaggaagacatgcaccactgttgccttcacacaggttaactcggaagacaagggtgctctggctaagctggcAGAAGCTATTAGGACTAATTATAATGATAAGATCCATTTCCACTGGGGAGGCAACGTCCTGGATCCTAAGTCTGTGGCTTTgcattgccaagctggaaaaggcaaaggctaa